A stretch of the Lolium perenne isolate Kyuss_39 chromosome 3, Kyuss_2.0, whole genome shotgun sequence genome encodes the following:
- the LOC127346207 gene encoding protein PIN-LIKES 2, which translates to MVLPMDPQVVAAQSNWVSAVTPLLKLLCLAVIGLVLANPRTQIVPKATFKLLSKLVFALFLPCLIFVHLGESVTLDNVLQWWFIPVNVLLSTAIGCALGYVVALICRPPPQFFRFTVIMTGFGNTGNLPIAIIGSVCHTADHPFGPGCHRKGIAYVSFAQWVAVILVYTLVYHMMEPPMQYYEIVGEGNEIKEEPEEQVSNFSRPLLQEAEWPGMADKETDTSKTPFIARIFMSISGSSQATFPDIDFTEEGGVSGAGPSSPKSLRCLAEPKVVRRMRVVAEKTPIQHVLQPPTIASLLAIIIGMVPVFKAFVFEPDAPLSFFTDSLEILAAAVVPSVMLILGGMLAEGPNDNALGIRTIVGIIVARLLILPCIGIGVVTLADRLHLLVEDDRMYQFVLALQYSTPSAILLGAIASLRGYSVKEASALLFWQHICAVFSLSIYLIVYFKLLSYI; encoded by the coding sequence atggttCTTCCCATGGACCCGCAGGTTGTGGCGGCGCAGAGCAACTGGGTGTCAGCGGTGACGCCGCTGCTGAAGCTGCTCTGCCTGGCCGTCATCGGCCTGGTGCTCGCCAACCCACGGACGCAGATCGTGCCCAAGGCCACCTTCAAGCTCCTCAGCAAGCTCGTCTTCGCGCTCTTCCTCCCCTGCCTCATCTTCGTCCACCTCGGCGAGTCCGTCACCCTCGACAACGTCCTGCAGTGGTGGTTCATCCCTGTCAACGTGCTCCTCAGCACCGCCATCGGCTGCGCCCTCGGCTACGTCGTCGCGCTCATCTGCCGCCCCCCGCCGCAGTTCTTCAGGTTCACGGTCATCATGACCGGGTTCGGCAACACGGGGAACCTCCCCATCGCCATCATCGGCTCCGTCTGCCACACCGCCGACCACCCCTTCGGGCCCGGGTGCCACCGCAAGGGGATCGCCTACGTCTCCTTCGCGCAGTGGGTTGCCGTCATCCTCGTCTATACCTTGGTGTACCACATGATGGAGCCGCCGATGCAGTACTACGAGATCGTCGGGGAGGGGAACGAGATCAAGGAAGAGCCTGAGGAACAGGTCAGCAACTTCAGCCGCCCCCTGCTCCAGGAAGCCGAGTGGCCGGGGATGGCTGACAAGGAAACGGACACCTCCAAGACACCCTTCATCGCCAGGATTTTCATGAGCATTTCAGGCTCCTCGCAGGCTACGTTTCCTGATATCGATTTCACGGAAGAGGGGGGAGTTTCTGGTGCTGGACCGAGCAGCCCCAAGTCACTTCGGTGCTTGGCAGAGCCAAAAGTGGTGAGAAGGATGAGGGTTGTTGCCGAAAAGACTCCGATTCAGCATGTTCTCCAGCCGCCAACGATCGCCTCCTTGCTTGCCATTATCATCGGCATGGTCCCTGTATTCAAGGCTTTCGTGTTTGAGCCTGATGCGCCGCTTTCGTTCTTCACCGACAGTCTGGAGATATTAGCTGCTGCCGTGGTTCCCTCGGTGATGCTAATTCTAGGAGGCATGCTTGCTGAAGGACCAAATGACAACGCCCTGGGTATCCGGACTATCGTCGGTATAATTGTCGCAAGGCTTCTGATTCTCCCATGCATCGGCATTGGTGTCGTGACGCTAGCGGACAGGCTGCATCTGCTCGTCGAGGATGACCGCATGTACCAGTTTGTGCTTGCACTGCAGTACTCGACGCCTAGTGCCATCCTGCTTGGAGCCATTGCGAGCCTCAGGGGTTACAGTGTTAAGGAAGCATCAGCGCTCCTCTTCTGGCAGCACATCTGCGCAGTGTTTTCTCTTTCCATATACCTGATTGTATATTTCAAGCTGTTGTCGTACATCTGA